In a genomic window of Anoxybacter fermentans:
- a CDS encoding PKD domain-containing protein — protein sequence MKKLLTLLTILILTVGLVGCDFLPFMNKAPVIYSLISEKTTIHPGEEVKIQVKASDPNGDSLVYTWNATGGKINGTGSEVIWVAPQEIGEYTITVKVSDSKVDVSKSIQISVQPLPNEAPVISSLTVEKSVVQPEEKVKVQVQASDPDGDVLTYTWTVTGGSIEGTGSEVFWIASQTDGNYTITVEVSDGRDTVTGSINIQVNTAPIIEEISASSSSVLVNGTLTLTAIVNDPTGDNLTYRWEDAIGEVLGTEPSLEWHAPDTYGVYPVTLYVSDGIFESSKTININVEDDSHHAPEIQEVAITTPYFESQVVVDSVLAAGRLYAVWPIFVDVDESDQLDIQATADVGEVEIFASEYETICFWVAPDVAGEYTLTFTVTDGIYTVVKEYPVQVVENSCPEIDAIYINNELITDNYYQAAPGEEITISVLASDSDNDAPLEYKIIDPYYEIWNTNELTFTAPMEEEMDEIWIYVFDGLQVRVASVIIDVDNGADNNTNDQNAIDQNAIDQINNLISRFVNDYENQDINSILSYTDSSYQAELKSRLNRYFELERVSNLTIRKLSEIIEVDGEFEVQVAVQGDFYVLFETFPNSLIRVFTFWFTYDEYGNILISSVWL from the coding sequence GTGAAAAAATTACTAACTCTATTAACAATTTTAATTCTAACTGTTGGCCTGGTTGGATGTGATTTTTTGCCTTTCATGAATAAGGCCCCGGTTATTTATTCTTTAATTTCAGAAAAAACAACAATTCATCCAGGAGAAGAAGTAAAAATTCAGGTTAAGGCCAGCGACCCGAATGGGGACTCACTTGTATATACTTGGAATGCGACAGGTGGAAAGATTAATGGAACAGGTAGTGAAGTAATCTGGGTAGCTCCCCAGGAAATTGGAGAATATACTATTACGGTTAAAGTTTCTGATAGTAAAGTGGATGTAAGTAAGTCTATACAGATTTCGGTACAACCTTTGCCAAATGAGGCACCTGTGATTTCATCATTGACTGTGGAAAAATCAGTAGTACAGCCGGAGGAAAAGGTTAAAGTTCAGGTTCAAGCCAGTGATCCGGATGGGGATGTACTTACATATACCTGGACAGTAACAGGTGGAAGTATTGAAGGAACAGGTAGTGAGGTATTCTGGATAGCATCACAAACTGATGGTAATTATACCATCACTGTTGAAGTTTCTGATGGTAGGGATACTGTAACTGGTTCTATTAATATTCAGGTTAATACTGCTCCAATTATTGAGGAAATATCTGCAAGTTCTAGTTCAGTACTAGTAAATGGAACGCTGACTTTGACAGCGATTGTAAATGATCCTACTGGAGATAATTTGACCTATAGATGGGAAGATGCTATTGGAGAAGTTCTGGGAACTGAGCCATCCCTGGAATGGCATGCTCCTGATACTTATGGAGTTTATCCTGTAACTCTTTATGTAAGTGATGGTATATTTGAATCCAGTAAGACTATTAATATAAATGTTGAAGATGATTCTCATCATGCTCCTGAAATTCAAGAAGTAGCTATAACAACTCCTTACTTTGAATCCCAGGTTGTTGTGGACTCTGTTCTTGCTGCTGGACGATTGTACGCGGTCTGGCCTATATTTGTTGATGTGGATGAGTCTGATCAATTAGATATTCAAGCGACAGCTGATGTTGGAGAAGTTGAGATTTTTGCATCTGAGTATGAAACTATATGCTTTTGGGTTGCTCCAGATGTAGCGGGTGAATATACTTTAACCTTTACTGTAACTGATGGTATCTATACTGTGGTTAAAGAATATCCGGTTCAGGTTGTTGAAAATAGTTGTCCTGAGATTGATGCGATTTATATAAATAATGAGTTGATTACAGATAATTATTATCAAGCTGCACCAGGGGAAGAGATTACAATATCGGTTTTGGCCAGTGATAGTGATAATGATGCGCCTTTAGAATATAAGATAATAGATCCATATTATGAAATTTGGAATACTAATGAGTTAACTTTTACAGCTCCAATGGAAGAAGAAATGGATGAAATTTGGATATATGTATTTGATGGCTTACAGGTGCGTGTTGCTAGTGTAATTATTGATGTAGATAATGGAGCTGATAACAACACTAATGACCAAAACGCTATTGACCAAAACGCTATTGACCAGATCAATAATCTTATTTCGCGGTTTGTTAATGATTATGAGAATCAGGACATAAATTCGATTTTGAGTTATACAGATTCTTCATATCAAGCAGAGCTGAAATCTCGTCTGAATCGCTATTTTGAACTTGAGCGGGTTTCTAATTTGACTATCAGAAAGCTAAGTGAAATTATTGAAGTAGATGGTGAGTTTGAAGTTCAAGTTGCAGTACAGGGTGATTTTTATGTTTTGTTTGAAACATTCCCAAATAGTTTGATAAGAGTATTTACTTTCTGGTTTACTTATGATGAGTATGGTAATATTCTTATAAGTTCTGTTTGGCTTTAA
- a CDS encoding helix-turn-helix domain-containing protein, producing the protein MEELTKLVFEKIEILKNKFGISDQDIARGIGVSKSSYSRIRNGKTKLTLDVLLDIARYFNLPAYYFILASDRLDQYSFSTLLKDYLDKLNWTYEKLAQETGILIFRFMEFDQGSNPTKEELKKIESVLTVHFPQMSLDPREHAIKLLLEELGLEERKIENILQYIGQNKSYKT; encoded by the coding sequence ATGGAGGAGTTAACCAAATTGGTGTTTGAAAAAATCGAAATATTAAAAAATAAATTCGGTATCTCCGACCAGGATATAGCCAGGGGGATTGGTGTGTCTAAATCAAGCTATTCCAGAATTCGTAATGGTAAAACCAAGTTAACTCTGGACGTACTTTTAGATATCGCCAGATATTTTAATCTCCCAGCATACTACTTTATACTAGCAAGTGATAGATTAGATCAATACTCTTTTTCCACCCTGCTTAAGGATTATCTGGATAAACTAAATTGGACTTACGAAAAACTTGCTCAGGAGACCGGGATTCTTATTTTCAGATTTATGGAATTTGATCAGGGCTCTAACCCCACAAAAGAAGAGTTAAAAAAGATTGAAAGTGTTCTTACGGTTCATTTTCCGCAAATGTCCCTCGACCCCCGGGAACATGCTATTAAATTATTACTGGAAGAATTGGGATTAGAAGAACGTAAGATAGAAAATATCCTTCAGTATATTGGGCAGAATAAATCTTATAAAACATAA
- a CDS encoding tetratricopeptide repeat protein — MIISAEIDLDQRYELALDLKKKGKYVDLLEVATENAAFARYLSSLSDLAKNLELQAFAYYKLQYYKKSLEKFETILSKETEVVMCLGNEFINRIKFGAAIDKNILGDLQGAYQLLTVILDNSEDEDLKTKVIITLSYVFQYLYQISNKEFYVNNAINFLQDKIKSGTLNTQMLEFYKTALGIALLQKKETNKALKLLTEVLNTTTSDYIASHAMNELAWLYIQLKKYDQADEYLNKAYEILKNVDDKVELARNYFLRGLWYKEQNQYERAEYYLKESANIFEEKQVLLELLNVSYELFKIYERVNPAKAAKFFVTCEKIREKIYTPEEV; from the coding sequence ATGATTATCAGTGCTGAAATTGACCTTGATCAACGTTATGAACTGGCTCTGGATTTAAAGAAAAAGGGGAAGTATGTTGATTTATTAGAAGTTGCAACTGAAAATGCAGCATTTGCCCGGTACTTATCTAGTTTAAGTGACCTGGCAAAAAATTTAGAATTACAGGCCTTTGCATATTATAAACTTCAATATTATAAAAAATCTCTTGAAAAGTTTGAAACTATTTTGAGTAAAGAAACGGAAGTTGTAATGTGTTTAGGGAATGAATTTATAAATCGTATTAAATTCGGTGCAGCTATTGATAAGAATATTTTGGGTGATCTTCAAGGTGCTTATCAGCTATTGACCGTAATTCTTGATAATTCCGAGGATGAGGATTTAAAGACAAAAGTGATAATTACTCTCAGTTATGTTTTTCAATATTTATACCAGATTTCTAATAAAGAATTTTATGTCAATAATGCAATAAATTTTCTCCAAGATAAGATTAAATCAGGAACTTTAAATACCCAAATGTTAGAGTTTTACAAGACTGCATTAGGTATTGCATTGTTACAAAAAAAAGAAACAAATAAAGCATTAAAATTACTTACTGAAGTATTAAATACCACAACATCTGATTATATTGCCAGTCATGCTATGAATGAATTGGCATGGTTATATATTCAACTAAAAAAGTATGATCAGGCAGATGAATATCTCAATAAAGCTTATGAGATTTTGAAAAATGTTGATGATAAAGTTGAATTAGCCCGGAATTATTTTTTAAGAGGGTTATGGTATAAAGAGCAGAATCAGTATGAAAGGGCAGAATATTATCTGAAAGAAAGTGCAAATATATTTGAAGAAAAGCAGGTTTTACTTGAATTACTTAACGTAAGTTATGAATTATTTAAAATATATGAGAGAGTAAATCCGGCAAAAGCGGCAAAATTTTTTGTTACCTGTGAGAAAATTAGAGAGAAAATTTATACACCAGAGGAGGTATAA
- the aroB gene encoding 3-dehydroquinate synthase, translated as MQKKLTIYLKERSYPIFIGDNFLHKLGELIKNLIPKARRSFVISNTTVFPLYGEIVMKSLEDVDLNPGSGLISDGEEYKSLDTASNIYDQLIEHQMDRSSVVISLGGGVVGDLAGFVAATYMRGIPFVQVPTTLLAQVDSSIGGKVAVNHPAGKNLIGAFYQPRLVLIDVATLKTLAREELIAGMAEIIKHGMILDADYFNWIEENLDKILNLDPSVLIQLIYGSCRIKGQVVEADEKEENLRAILNFGHTVGHALEVVTHYKRYRHGEAVAIGMVIATRLAEYMGMINEDNVKRLVQLLDRTSLPTQLPPDISSTAILEAIKQDKKSFQGKVRMILPTAIGQVHITDKWCEQDLIEIMEK; from the coding sequence ATGCAGAAAAAGTTGACCATTTATTTAAAGGAGCGGAGTTACCCTATTTTTATTGGAGATAATTTTTTACATAAATTAGGAGAACTTATTAAAAATCTGATTCCTAAAGCCCGGCGGAGTTTTGTGATTTCTAATACTACCGTTTTTCCACTCTATGGTGAAATTGTGATGAAAAGTCTTGAAGATGTGGATTTAAATCCTGGTAGTGGATTAATTTCTGATGGGGAGGAATATAAATCACTTGATACTGCCAGCAATATTTATGACCAACTGATAGAGCATCAGATGGATCGGAGTTCTGTGGTAATCAGTCTGGGAGGCGGTGTAGTTGGTGATCTGGCGGGCTTTGTAGCTGCCACTTATATGCGTGGGATTCCTTTTGTGCAAGTGCCGACTACTTTGCTGGCCCAGGTTGATAGTAGTATTGGAGGAAAAGTAGCTGTTAACCATCCGGCTGGTAAAAACCTGATCGGTGCATTTTACCAACCCCGACTGGTTCTGATAGATGTTGCCACATTAAAGACTCTTGCCAGAGAAGAGCTGATTGCTGGAATGGCTGAAATTATCAAACACGGTATGATACTGGATGCTGATTATTTTAACTGGATTGAAGAAAATCTTGATAAAATCCTTAATCTTGATCCTTCCGTACTAATTCAACTAATATATGGTTCCTGTCGCATTAAAGGTCAGGTGGTAGAAGCAGATGAAAAAGAAGAGAATTTGCGTGCCATTTTAAACTTTGGACATACAGTAGGCCATGCTTTAGAAGTGGTTACCCATTATAAGAGATACCGTCACGGTGAAGCTGTTGCCATTGGAATGGTAATTGCCACTCGGTTGGCTGAATATATGGGAATGATTAACGAAGATAATGTAAAACGGTTGGTTCAACTGCTGGACCGCACCAGTCTTCCAACCCAACTTCCACCAGATATAAGCTCAACTGCTATTCTGGAAGCTATAAAACAGGATAAGAAATCTTTTCAGGGTAAAGTTAGGATGATCCTTCCCACTGCCATTGGTCAGGTACATATCACCGATAAGTGGTGTGAACAGGATTTGATAGAGATTATGGAAAAATAA
- a CDS encoding shikimate kinase: MKLEDKNIVLIGMMGSGKTTVGKMLAKEMSLNFVDTDKELEEKIGRSISEIFATDGEDEFRRLEEEIVKQVAERGGQVIATGGGVVLKPENIKVLRKKGIIIFLYTAPQVLIKRLKDDDSRPLIKCSDPERRLKELLRIRLPLYRKAAQIEVDTGRLTPDQVVRVLVEKIQEGSGCRKS, encoded by the coding sequence ATGAAATTAGAAGATAAAAATATTGTGTTAATTGGAATGATGGGTTCGGGCAAAACAACTGTTGGAAAAATGTTGGCTAAAGAGATGAGTTTAAATTTTGTGGATACAGATAAAGAACTGGAAGAAAAAATTGGCCGTTCTATAAGTGAGATATTTGCTACGGATGGAGAGGATGAATTTCGTAGGCTGGAAGAGGAGATTGTAAAACAGGTTGCTGAAAGAGGCGGTCAGGTGATTGCTACTGGGGGGGGAGTTGTTCTTAAACCTGAAAATATCAAAGTATTACGGAAAAAGGGAATAATTATTTTTCTTTACACAGCCCCTCAGGTTCTTATTAAGCGTCTTAAGGATGATGATTCCAGACCTTTGATAAAATGTAGTGACCCGGAGAGAAGGCTGAAAGAATTACTTAGAATCAGACTGCCTTTATATCGGAAGGCAGCTCAGATAGAGGTTGATACCGGCCGTCTTACACCCGATCAGGTGGTACGGGTATTGGTTGAAAAGATTCAGGAGGGATCAGGATGCAGAAAAAGTTGA
- the aroC gene encoding chorismate synthase, whose amino-acid sequence MFTYLTAGESHGKMLTAIIKKVPSGLSLTAEMINKELARRQRGYGRGGRMKIEKDRVQITSGVRHGLTLGSPISLIIKNKDWENWQDVMAVEPLADEEHQIEPMTNPRPGHADLPGAIKYNTRDLRNILERASARETAIRTAVGAVCRQFLRQFGIEIFSHVVQIGDIKAPTWGELTDKKGEIVVTDNKAIKNFFAQVEKSALRCGNPAIEEKMIHLIDTWRDAGDSVGGVFEIVVTGLPVGLGSYVQWDERLDGKLAQALISIQGIKGVEFGLGFSGAGMPGSKVHDQIYYQASSNGGKFYRTTNRAGGLEGGMTNGEPLIIRAAMKPIPTLMNPLHSVDILTKREIFASKERADVCAVPAASVVGEGVVAIVLAQVFAAKFGGDSMAEIRHNYKQYQAYVRSF is encoded by the coding sequence ATGTTTACATATCTTACAGCCGGTGAATCTCATGGAAAGATGCTTACTGCAATTATCAAAAAGGTACCATCAGGGCTTTCGTTGACAGCAGAGATGATCAATAAAGAACTGGCTCGCCGTCAACGGGGATATGGCCGGGGGGGAAGGATGAAGATAGAAAAAGATCGTGTCCAGATTACATCTGGTGTCAGGCACGGTTTGACTCTGGGGAGTCCTATTAGCCTTATTATTAAAAATAAGGATTGGGAGAACTGGCAGGACGTAATGGCTGTAGAGCCCCTGGCAGATGAAGAACATCAAATTGAACCCATGACCAATCCCCGGCCAGGTCATGCTGACCTTCCGGGTGCCATCAAATATAATACCCGTGATTTACGTAATATTCTGGAGCGTGCCAGCGCCAGAGAAACAGCGATCAGGACGGCTGTTGGAGCAGTCTGTCGCCAATTTTTGCGCCAGTTTGGAATAGAAATCTTTAGTCATGTGGTTCAAATCGGTGATATCAAAGCTCCCACCTGGGGAGAGTTGACGGATAAGAAAGGAGAGATAGTAGTCACTGATAATAAAGCAATCAAAAATTTCTTTGCACAGGTTGAGAAATCAGCTCTTCGCTGCGGGAATCCAGCGATTGAAGAAAAGATGATCCATCTCATTGATACCTGGCGTGATGCTGGGGATTCAGTGGGGGGTGTTTTTGAAATTGTGGTAACCGGGTTACCTGTGGGTCTTGGAAGTTATGTACAGTGGGATGAGAGATTGGACGGGAAGTTGGCCCAGGCTTTGATAAGTATTCAGGGGATCAAAGGTGTAGAATTTGGATTAGGTTTTAGCGGTGCTGGAATGCCGGGGTCAAAGGTACATGATCAGATCTATTATCAGGCTTCTTCTAATGGAGGTAAATTTTACCGTACGACCAATCGGGCCGGCGGTTTAGAAGGTGGGATGACCAATGGTGAACCTCTAATCATCAGGGCAGCGATGAAACCCATACCCACTCTTATGAATCCTCTCCATTCAGTAGACATTTTGACTAAGCGAGAGATTTTTGCCAGCAAAGAGCGGGCAGATGTCTGTGCTGTTCCTGCTGCTAGTGTGGTGGGGGAAGGGGTAGTGGCTATAGTTCTTGCACAGGTGTTTGCTGCTAAATTTGGTGGTGACAGCATGGCAGAAATCCGTCACAACTATAAACAATATCAGGCATATGTGAGGAGTTTTTAA
- the aroE gene encoding shikimate dehydrogenase, translating into MKKYLGIIGDPIEHSLSPIMHNAALEKQKLDYIYLPFQVTPDNLKDALKGFKALNIVGVNVTIPYKVAVMSYLDQISEEAALIGAINTIHLKDGKWIGYNTDGIGFLRSLREDGGTDPEGLRVLLFGAGGAARAVAVQLGLSKAKEIVIANRTRKRGEDLAKELGGKISTTSFRAVGFTPGELKEEMKKAQIIVNATPVGMKSITQKELPLKLEWFRPEHLVVELVYRPLKTPLLKMARSAGASILSGEGMLLYQGAEAYKIWTGMEPPIEVMRRAILDQLKKED; encoded by the coding sequence ATGAAAAAATATCTGGGGATTATTGGAGATCCAATTGAACATTCTCTTTCACCGATTATGCATAATGCAGCTTTAGAGAAGCAAAAATTGGATTATATCTATTTACCTTTTCAAGTAACTCCTGATAATTTAAAAGATGCATTAAAAGGATTTAAAGCATTAAATATTGTTGGTGTAAATGTGACCATTCCGTATAAAGTAGCTGTTATGTCCTATCTTGATCAAATTTCTGAAGAAGCAGCTTTAATTGGTGCTATTAATACTATTCATCTTAAGGATGGTAAATGGATTGGTTATAATACCGATGGAATAGGCTTTTTACGTTCTTTAAGAGAAGATGGTGGAACAGATCCGGAAGGTTTAAGGGTATTGCTCTTTGGAGCAGGAGGAGCAGCCAGGGCTGTAGCTGTTCAACTGGGTCTTTCTAAAGCAAAAGAGATTGTTATTGCCAACCGGACCAGAAAAAGGGGAGAAGATCTGGCGAAAGAACTGGGAGGGAAAATTTCTACCACCTCCTTTCGAGCGGTTGGGTTTACACCAGGGGAATTGAAAGAAGAGATGAAAAAGGCTCAGATTATTGTCAATGCTACACCTGTTGGAATGAAATCCATCACGCAAAAAGAACTACCCTTAAAGCTGGAGTGGTTTAGACCTGAGCATCTGGTGGTAGAGCTGGTTTATCGCCCACTTAAGACTCCACTTTTAAAAATGGCCCGCAGCGCTGGTGCTTCTATTCTTTCAGGGGAAGGAATGCTCCTTTATCAGGGGGCAGAGGCATATAAAATCTGGACAGGAATGGAGCCTCCTATAGAGGTGATGCGCCGGGCCATTCTTGATCAATTAAAAAAGGAGGATTGA
- a CDS encoding chorismate mutase, giving the protein MKKEQLQFLREKLDKINLEILKLLNIRGRIVQKIGQVKMEIGYTLIDAKREKEILQNLFLHNQGPFSNQQITAIFQEIFRQSIELQKEIFNIKRMKD; this is encoded by the coding sequence ATGAAAAAAGAACAGTTGCAATTTTTGAGAGAAAAATTGGATAAAATTAATTTAGAGATTTTAAAATTATTAAATATACGAGGTAGGATTGTTCAAAAGATTGGTCAGGTGAAAATGGAGATTGGGTATACTTTAATAGATGCAAAAAGGGAAAAAGAAATTTTACAAAATTTATTTTTACACAACCAGGGCCCTTTTTCTAATCAGCAAATCACAGCAATTTTTCAGGAAATTTTTAGGCAATCAATTGAGCTACAGAAGGAAATATTTAATATAAAACGAATGAAAGATTAA
- a CDS encoding prephenate dehydrogenase: MEVINQMTVVGVGLIGGSLARAFRKQRLCKTIVGVDINAEVIKKALQFKVIDQGTLDLKEGVRDADLIILAVPVGVIGTVLKEIKTYIKQSAWILDVGSTKSDIIKQAEEYLKDRPDLVFVGGHPMAGSEKAGVEWSDPYLFQGAPFILIPLAKNPRSEVLQLSQWLERIGARVVIMDHEQHDLQVGYVSHLPHLVAAALVNVLSRNFTNINEVLSLSGGGFKDTTRIAASQPNIWIDIFSSNRQKLKKILDHFLEELIEVKKMLSRDDREGLFEYFSKARQIRTEFFEEEK, from the coding sequence ATGGAAGTAATTAATCAAATGACTGTGGTAGGTGTGGGGTTGATAGGAGGTTCTCTGGCACGGGCCTTTCGGAAACAGAGATTATGCAAAACTATTGTCGGGGTTGATATTAATGCAGAGGTAATAAAAAAGGCTTTGCAGTTTAAGGTTATTGACCAGGGAACTCTGGATTTAAAAGAAGGGGTTAGAGATGCAGATTTAATCATTTTAGCTGTTCCTGTTGGAGTCATTGGTACTGTATTAAAGGAAATAAAAACTTATATTAAGCAATCTGCCTGGATTTTAGATGTAGGAAGTACAAAAAGTGATATTATAAAACAGGCTGAAGAATATTTAAAAGATCGTCCCGATTTGGTTTTTGTAGGAGGACATCCAATGGCTGGTTCAGAAAAGGCAGGGGTAGAGTGGAGTGACCCTTATCTCTTTCAGGGCGCTCCATTTATTCTGATACCGCTTGCAAAGAATCCACGATCAGAAGTATTACAGTTATCTCAGTGGTTAGAGAGGATTGGAGCCAGGGTGGTGATAATGGATCATGAGCAACACGATTTGCAGGTTGGTTATGTCAGTCATCTTCCACATCTGGTAGCTGCTGCATTAGTAAATGTATTAAGCAGGAATTTTACTAATATAAATGAGGTTTTAAGTCTGTCGGGTGGAGGTTTTAAAGATACAACCAGAATAGCAGCAAGTCAGCCCAATATCTGGATAGATATTTTTTCATCAAATCGTCAAAAACTGAAAAAGATTTTAGACCATTTTCTGGAAGAGTTAATAGAAGTAAAAAAGATGCTTTCTAGAGATGATAGGGAAGGGTTATTTGAATATTTTTCTAAGGCCCGGCAAATTAGAACAGAATTTTTTGAGGAGGAGAAATGA
- the aroF gene encoding 3-deoxy-7-phosphoheptulonate synthase, translating to MIVVMKQNSSDIQVQKVVERLKQLNYGIHLSRGTHRTIIGAIGDQQQKETVMEAIEVMDGVEKVVPILNPYKLSSREFKPEKTIVKVGDIEIGGKEIIVMAGPCAVENEEQLMTTAWAVKKSGAKILRGGAFKPRTSPYSFQGLGEKGLKLLAKAREETGLKIVTELMDLTNLELVYEYADIIQIGARNMQNFPLLRAVGRLDKPVLLKRGMASTIKEWLMAAEYIMSEGNYQVILCERGIRTFEDATRNTLDISAIPLIQQLSHLPIIADPSHGTGKWNLVTPMAKAAVAAGADGLMIEVHPCPEKAVSDGPQSLTPENFHLLMQEVSKVAKAIDRDILDQGVLV from the coding sequence ATGATTGTGGTTATGAAACAAAATAGTTCAGATATACAGGTACAAAAGGTGGTGGAACGATTAAAACAGTTGAATTATGGCATTCATCTTTCAAGGGGAACTCATCGGACAATTATTGGAGCAATCGGTGATCAACAGCAAAAAGAGACAGTAATGGAGGCAATAGAAGTTATGGATGGGGTAGAAAAGGTTGTACCTATTCTTAATCCTTACAAATTATCCAGCCGGGAATTTAAACCAGAAAAGACAATTGTTAAAGTTGGCGATATTGAGATTGGTGGGAAGGAAATTATAGTTATGGCTGGCCCGTGTGCAGTAGAAAATGAGGAACAATTGATGACCACTGCCTGGGCGGTTAAAAAATCTGGAGCAAAGATTCTCAGGGGAGGGGCTTTTAAACCCAGAACGTCTCCTTATAGTTTCCAGGGCCTGGGTGAAAAAGGTCTGAAATTGCTTGCAAAAGCCCGGGAAGAGACCGGATTGAAAATTGTTACTGAATTGATGGATTTAACAAACCTGGAACTGGTTTATGAGTATGCAGATATAATTCAGATTGGAGCAAGAAATATGCAGAACTTCCCCCTTCTGCGGGCTGTAGGTCGTCTGGATAAACCTGTTTTGTTAAAAAGGGGTATGGCTTCTACCATTAAAGAATGGCTAATGGCTGCAGAATATATTATGTCTGAAGGAAATTACCAGGTTATTTTATGTGAACGGGGAATTCGAACATTTGAAGATGCTACCAGGAATACTTTAGATATTAGTGCTATTCCGTTGATCCAACAATTAAGCCATTTACCCATTATTGCTGATCCCAGTCATGGTACGGGAAAATGGAACCTGGTTACACCCATGGCAAAAGCGGCTGTTGCTGCCGGTGCAGATGGATTAATGATAGAGGTTCACCCCTGTCCTGAAAAGGCTGTTTCTGATGGGCCCCAATCACTAACGCCGGAAAATTTTCATTTGTTAATGCAAGAAGTAAGTAAAGTGGCAAAGGCTATTGATCGCGATATTCTTGACCAGGGAGTGTTGGTTTAA
- the hisC gene encoding histidinol-phosphate transaminase yields MSLMRKVRQNVRELGRYQPGKPIEEVKRKYQVDNIIKMASNENPLGPSPLVLKLLREGLQGIHQYPDSNCYYLKQALCRFYNLEEENLIIGNGSDEIIDLIMAVLVEPGDEVIYANPSFIKYRLAVQAAGGKSVEIPLRKDFTHDLKKMANAVTRKTRVIFICNPNNPTGTIVGQGEILDFLSQIPTDILVVIDQAYREYVTDPTYCDGLNLIHKYPNLLLLRTFSKIYGLAGLRVGYGIGHPEIIDMLNRVRSPFNVNLLAQKAAIFALQDQNHVLTSRYVNEQGKKYLYQNLDKVGLDYIPTQGNFMLINTGCDAQEIFEKLLMRGIIIRPGNIFGLPTWIRITIGTENANKRFISALIEILPERRKKVNDCGYETK; encoded by the coding sequence ATGAGTTTGATGAGAAAGGTGCGTCAAAATGTTAGAGAACTTGGTAGGTATCAACCTGGTAAACCTATTGAAGAGGTTAAAAGAAAATATCAGGTGGATAATATCATTAAAATGGCCTCAAATGAAAATCCGTTAGGTCCTTCCCCACTGGTACTAAAACTTCTCCGGGAGGGGCTTCAAGGGATTCATCAGTATCCTGATAGCAACTGTTATTATCTTAAACAGGCTTTATGTCGGTTCTATAATCTAGAAGAAGAAAATTTGATCATTGGGAATGGTTCTGATGAGATTATTGATCTTATTATGGCAGTTCTGGTTGAGCCAGGAGATGAAGTTATTTATGCTAATCCATCATTTATAAAGTATCGATTGGCTGTTCAGGCGGCCGGGGGAAAAAGTGTTGAAATTCCTTTAAGAAAAGATTTTACTCATGATCTTAAAAAAATGGCAAATGCAGTAACTAGAAAAACCAGAGTAATCTTTATATGTAATCCTAATAATCCCACAGGGACGATAGTAGGTCAGGGAGAAATATTAGATTTTCTAAGCCAAATTCCCACTGATATTTTGGTTGTGATCGATCAGGCTTATCGAGAATATGTAACAGATCCTACCTATTGTGATGGTTTGAACCTTATTCATAAGTATCCGAATCTTCTTTTGCTCAGGACTTTTTCTAAAATTTATGGATTGGCAGGACTTCGCGTGGGATACGGAATTGGACATCCAGAGATAATTGATATGTTGAATCGGGTACGGAGTCCTTTTAATGTAAATTTATTGGCTCAAAAAGCTGCTATTTTCGCTTTGCAGGATCAGAATCATGTATTGACAAGTCGATATGTAAATGAACAGGGCAAAAAATATTTATACCAGAATTTAGATAAAGTTGGATTGGATTATATACCCACACAGGGTAATTTTATGCTAATTAATACAGGTTGTGATGCACAAGAAATTTTTGAGAAGTTGTTAATGCGTGGAATTATCATTCGGCCGGGAAATATATTTGGATTACCGACCTGGATCAGGATCACAATTGGTACAGAGAATGCAAATAAAAGATTTATTTCAGCTTTAATAGAGATATTACCTGAAAGGAGGAAAAAAGTAAATGATTGTGGTTATGAAACAAAATAG